TTAGATCAATATCAATTGGTCTCAGAGAATGGGCTTCCCACAAggggtgcgtgtgcgtgtgtgcctgtgcgtgtgcgtgtgcgtgtgcgtgtatgtgtgtgtgtgtgcatgagtcggGGGGTGGGGCCCATTCTGGGGTGGGAGGCCCTTCCCCCTGCCATGCCTCTGACCTTGTCCTCACTGTCTCCTCCCTCAGGTTATGGCAATGTGGCCCCCAAGACCCCCGCCGGGCGCCTCTTCTGTGTCTTCTACGGTCTCTTCGGGGTACCTCTCTGCCTGACCTGGATCAGTGCCCTGGGAAAGTTCTTCGGAGGACGTGCCAAGAGGCTGGGCCAGTTCCTCACCAGGAGAGGCATGAGCCTGGTATGTCCCCAGTCCTAGGAGCTGGCAGAATTGAGGGGACTGTGAAAAGGGAGGGGAGGATAGGAAGGCTTCAGGAATTGGAGGGTGGGCACATGGTGGTTTGGGTGATCTCTGCCCACTGTGTCGGGATGGGAgcatccctccccctccctccctggggAGCAAGCCTCCTGGACACGTGGCCAGATGGCCTCTCCTAGTCGGGGTGTCCATGCTGGGTTTCTGAAGTCCCTGCCGCTGTCTGTCTCCACCACCCTGCAGCGGAAGGCGCAGATCACGTGCACGGCCATCTTCATCGTGTGGGGCGTCCTGGTCCACCTGGTGATCCCGCCCTTCGTGTTCATGGTGACCGAGGAGTGGGACTACATTGGTGGCCTCTACTACTCCTTCATCACCATCTCCACCATCGGCTTTGGTGACTTTGTGGCTGGTGAGTCCCTGTTCCCTCTCCCTCGCCTCCATCTCCCCACCTTCTCTTCTGCTCCTTCTCCAGTTTCAACCCAGCAGCCTTTTGCGGGTGTCCGGGTGGCTGTCCTCTCCTGGCTCCTTGCTGTCTCCCCAACTCAGAGCTCTGGTTCACTTGGGGCCCGGAGGAGGGCCTGCGCCTGCAGGGTTGGGCTCTTACCCAGAGAGCCAGGCCCTGTCCCATCGAGGCACCGCCTGCTGTCAGTCACCAGAGCAGAGGGCGCTCTCTTGGAGCTTTGGCTCAGAGGCCAACTCTGCACAGGCTACTAAAGACAAGGCAGGCCTTCTCCTCACCGCCCTGCCCCCTCAGCCCTCgcattccccctcctcctcctctacttAATCCCTGGAGGAGAGGAAAGACAGGGAGATTCTTTAGCCCCTTTGTCTGGAGGCCTGCAACCAACACTCAAGCTCTTGTGCCTGTGGCCTGCACAGCCTCTTGGTTCTTAATCTTCTTGACACCCTGCTAGTGTTTGTTCCCTCTCTGCCTGTGCCCTGCCCAGCTGACCTCCACCTCTACTCCAGGGCCTCTGGACTTTACCCCAACTCCCCACCCAAAGGGCAGGGGCAGGTCACCCCCTCTGCCCCACTGCATGTGGAATGTGGGGAGGGGGCAGCTGAGTGGGTGGGAGGAACGGGAAGGCCAGTGCGGAACACTCCACTGACCCTGGCTACTCCGAGCCTGCCTGCTGAGATAAATGTAAAGGCACAACCCTGCCACTGTCTagccctggggcccagagcaggCTGAGGGGGAGCCTTTGAATTAGGGATGGCCAGTGGCTGCTGAACCACTCCTCCCGGCTCCTGCAAGGCAACAAATCTGTTTCTTACCTATAAAATtggttaaaacaacaacaacaataataataatgcccACCACAcacaatgtgaaaaatgagacATGTCTGTTCCTGAGTGCAGCTGTATTAGTGTGGCTCTCGTCACTGTCACTGGCACACTCTGCTCAGGATCAGGAGCCTTCAGCAAGACTGACAGCACCCTGCAGACAGAACACCTCCTGAGACCCAGCCCTGCCTGACCCCCTGGGGGCAGCCTAATCTGAGGCGGGAGGTCACTCTCTCCTGAAGTCCCTTCTCTTGAGCTCCTCCCAGCCTGAGGGAGGAGGTAGGATAGAGATTGGCACAGTTGCAAGTGCTAATTCAGGGAAGAAATCTCaatcctagagtcatcagaactcCGGGGTGACCCAGGAAGGCTCCTGCAGCTGGCACCAGGAACCCGGTCTGAGAGGAGGGGGACGAGGAGTGGGTAGAGCTCTCCAGGCCCCGGGAGAGCCCGTGTCGAGAAAGGCAGAAACAGGGAGTCGGGCAGACCAGGCCCAAAGGCAACAGAGACGGTTAGGAGTACAGTGCTGGGTCGGGGTCATCTCCGCGCAGCCACCAGCCTCACTCACGGTGAAGCAGCCAGTCCCTCCTCTGTGTGGAGGCTGCCAGTGCCTGTCGTGCAGGTTCCGTCCTGTTTTTACTGAGCTGTCACAGACACACTGCAGCTGCGCACAGCAGAGTGCCTCACTGAAGGCACTTGggagctgtttcttttctttctttgtttttttggcaccagggattgaatcctggggtgtttaaccactgagctacatcccgagTGGCatccccctccactttaaatatttattttttagttgtagttggacacaatacctttatttgatttatttttatgtggtgctggggatcgaacacagggcctcgcacgtgctaggtgagcgtcctaccactgagcctcaaccccagccctacgTCCCTAGCCCCTTTATGTTTCAGTTTgagcagggtcttactgagttgcttagggccttgctaagtgctgaggctggcttggaacttggagatgatcctcctgcctcagcctcccgagttgctgggattacaggcgtgggccaccactCCCAGCTCTGAGCTGTTTCTTGACTCACGTGTTGGTTACCTACTACAACAGAACCCCAAAACTTCTTTATTCCCCCTCACCCATAAGGTAACCACCATCCTGACTTTTTTCCCCAAGACAAGTTCTCCCTAGATTGCTGagagtcttgctaggttgctgaggctggcattcaaacttcaatcctcctgcctcatcctcccgagCGGCTGGTATCGTAGGTATGCACCACTTCGCCCTCTTGTCTTGACTTTTTCTAAGTGAGCACACTGGGGCTCAGAGAAGGGCTGGGAGGGGACATGAGACATGTGGCCAAGGTTCTTCAGGAAGAAGATGGGTGAGGGTAGCCCAGAGTCTGGGACAGCCCATTTCTTTTACACTatgtcacccccacccccacccccacacacaccctgtGGTAGCATGACACTGGCTCAGACAGCACAACTCTGGCCATTACATGTCCCTGCTGACCCTTTATGACCCTCTGGACTCCCCCCCCCCTCAGGTGTGAACCCCAGTGCCAACTACCACGCCTTGTACCGGTACTTTGTGGAACTCTGGATCTACCTGGGGCTGGCCTGGCTGTCCCTCTTTGTCAACTGGAAGGTGAGCATGTTTGTGGAGGTCCACAAAGCCATTAAGAAGAGACGGAGACGGCGGAAGGAGTCCTTCGAGAGCTCCCCACACTCCCGGAAGGCCCTGGGGATGGCAGGCAGCACGGCCTCCAAGGACGTCAACATCTTCAGCTTTCTGTCCAAAAAGGAAGAGACCTACAATGACCTCATCAAGCAGATCGGGAAGAAGGCCATGAAGacaagtgggggtggggagagggtcCCAGGACCTGGGCTGGGGCCTCAGGGGGCTGGGCTGCCCGCGCTCCCCGCCTCCCGGGCGTCCCTGGTGGTCTACTCCAAGAACTGCGCGCCCAGCTTGG
This region of Callospermophilus lateralis isolate mCalLat2 chromosome 6, mCalLat2.hap1, whole genome shotgun sequence genomic DNA includes:
- the Kcnk5 gene encoding potassium channel subfamily K member 5, whose amino-acid sequence is MVDRGPLLTSAIIFYLAIGAAIFEVLEEPHWKEAKKNYTTQKLHLLKEFPCLGQEGLDKILQVVSNAAEQGVAITGNQTFNNWNWPNAMIFAATVITTIGYGNVAPKTPAGRLFCVFYGLFGVPLCLTWISALGKFFGGRAKRLGQFLTRRGMSLRKAQITCTAIFIVWGVLVHLVIPPFVFMVTEEWDYIGGLYYSFITISTIGFGDFVAGVNPSANYHALYRYFVELWIYLGLAWLSLFVNWKVSMFVEVHKAIKKRRRRRKESFESSPHSRKALGMAGSTASKDVNIFSFLSKKEETYNDLIKQIGKKAMKTSGGGERVPGPGLGPQGAGLPALPASRASLVVYSKNCAPSLEEVSQTLRSKGHVSRPPGEEDQPQAPEDSSPTSEVFINQLDRISEEDEPWGARDYHPLIFQNASIAFVNEEASLLDEETSKSSLEDNLVGEEQPQEGDATQVPLNMGKFPSSDESTFTSTESELSVPYEQLMNEYNRANSPKGT